One window of Mesorhizobium loti R88b genomic DNA carries:
- the edd gene encoding phosphogluconate dehydratase yields MTARRDIEAITERIRQRSKAGRERYLGRISEASNQTANRSVLSCGNLAHGFAVCSPSEKLALGADKVPNLGIITSYNDMLSAHQPFETYPALIKEAAREAGGIAQVAGGVPAMCDGVTQGQPGMELSLFSRDVIAMAAAIGLSHNMFDAAVYLGVCDKIVPGLVIAALTFGHLPAVFIPAGPMTTGLPNDEKARVRQLYAEGKAGRAELLEAESKSYHGPGTCTFYGTANSNQMLMEIMGLHTPGASFVNPGTPLREALTREATKRALAITALGNAYTPVGRMIDERSFVNGVVGLHATGGSTNHTIHLIAMAAAAGISLTWQDISDLSEAVPLLARVYPNGLADVNHFHAAGGLGFLIRELLDEGVLHEDVQTVWGEGLRPYAVEAKLGADGSVMREAVPLQSGDEKVLAPFNKAFQATGGLKVLAGNLGHAVIKTSAVKPERRLIEAPAKVFDSQQGLNDAFKAGTLTGDFIAVIRFQGPKANGMPELHKLTTVLGILQDRGQRVALVTDGRMSGASGKVPAAIHVTPEAVEDGPIARLHDGDIIRLDADAGTLEVMVPAPEFALRRTAEVDLIGNEFGFGRELFAGFRQLVGRADHGAGAFGNA; encoded by the coding sequence ATGACCGCAAGACGCGACATCGAAGCCATCACGGAGCGCATCCGCCAACGCTCGAAAGCGGGGCGTGAGCGCTATCTCGGTCGTATCAGTGAGGCATCGAACCAGACCGCCAACCGATCGGTGCTGTCCTGCGGCAACCTCGCCCATGGCTTTGCGGTGTGCAGCCCCTCGGAAAAGCTGGCGCTCGGCGCCGACAAGGTGCCTAATCTCGGCATCATCACCTCCTACAACGACATGCTGTCGGCGCATCAGCCATTCGAGACCTACCCTGCCCTGATCAAGGAGGCAGCGCGCGAGGCCGGCGGCATCGCCCAGGTGGCTGGCGGCGTGCCGGCGATGTGCGACGGCGTCACCCAGGGACAGCCTGGCATGGAACTGTCGCTGTTTTCGCGCGATGTGATCGCCATGGCCGCCGCGATCGGCCTGTCGCACAACATGTTCGACGCCGCCGTCTATCTCGGCGTCTGCGACAAGATCGTGCCGGGACTGGTGATCGCGGCACTCACCTTCGGCCACCTGCCGGCGGTGTTCATTCCCGCCGGACCGATGACGACCGGCCTGCCCAATGATGAGAAGGCCAGGGTTCGCCAGCTCTATGCCGAAGGCAAGGCAGGCCGAGCCGAGCTTCTGGAAGCCGAGTCCAAATCGTACCATGGGCCGGGCACCTGCACCTTCTACGGCACAGCCAACTCCAACCAGATGCTGATGGAAATCATGGGCCTGCACACGCCGGGCGCTTCGTTCGTCAATCCGGGCACGCCACTGCGCGAGGCCTTGACCCGTGAAGCGACCAAACGGGCGCTGGCGATCACCGCGCTCGGCAATGCCTATACGCCGGTTGGGCGGATGATCGACGAACGCTCTTTCGTCAATGGCGTCGTCGGACTGCATGCCACAGGCGGCTCGACCAACCACACCATCCACCTCATCGCCATGGCGGCGGCGGCGGGCATTTCATTGACCTGGCAGGACATTTCCGACCTTTCGGAAGCAGTCCCGCTGCTGGCGCGCGTCTACCCGAACGGCCTTGCCGACGTGAACCATTTTCATGCCGCCGGCGGGCTCGGCTTCCTGATCCGTGAACTGCTCGACGAAGGCGTCCTGCACGAGGATGTGCAGACGGTGTGGGGCGAAGGCCTGCGGCCCTATGCGGTCGAGGCGAAACTCGGCGCCGACGGCAGTGTGATGCGCGAGGCAGTCCCGCTTCAGAGCGGCGACGAAAAGGTGCTGGCACCGTTCAACAAGGCCTTCCAGGCGACCGGCGGCCTGAAAGTGCTGGCGGGCAATCTCGGCCATGCCGTCATCAAGACCTCCGCCGTCAAGCCGGAGCGGCGCCTCATCGAGGCGCCAGCCAAGGTGTTCGACAGCCAGCAAGGCCTGAACGACGCGTTCAAGGCGGGCACGCTTACCGGAGACTTCATTGCCGTCATCCGCTTCCAGGGGCCGAAAGCCAACGGCATGCCGGAACTGCACAAGCTGACCACCGTGCTCGGCATCCTGCAGGATCGCGGCCAGCGCGTCGCGCTGGTGACGGACGGGCGCATGTCGGGCGCTTCCGGCAAGGTGCCGGCGGCGATCCATGTGACGCCGGAAGCGGTCGAGGACGGCCCGATCGCCAGGCTCCATGACGGCGACATCATCCGCCTCGATGCGGACGCCGGCACGCTGGAGGTGATGGTGCCGGCGCCGGAATTCGCGCTGCGCCGCACCGCGGAAGTCGATCTCATCGGCAACGAGTTCGGCTTCGGCCGCGAGCTTTTTGCCGGCTTCCGGCAATTGGTCGGCCGCGCCGACCATGGCGCCGGCGCGTTCGGAAACGCCTGA
- a CDS encoding NAD(P)/FAD-dependent oxidoreductase: MNYQSPISPGRSWYEDTAGPRPEYPALDGDRSCDVVIIGGGFTGLSAATHLAKAGTNVVLIEAYRFGDGASGRNGGQLGTGQRAWAEDMEAEYGLSRARALFDLAEEAKAHLIEFAAINQIDIDYMPGQLSVAHKPRYVDDYKAHAEIMASRFSYPHISFMDAKETAERLGSTAYFGGTRDTGTGHIHPMKLVIGTARVAAQAGAQLFEKTPSTGIVSAGGKVRVSTPRGTISAQKCLIAVNAYGGTLEPVSAAHIMPIGSFIGATVPLGVDSKVLPGGEAVDDSRFVVRYFRKSRDGRLLFGGREVYGVNDPKDIHIHIRRQIVELYPALKDVEITHGWGGYVGITVPRKPFVREVMPNVISAGGYSGHGVMLSNFFGELYAETVAGNRDRLKLIEDLKIPPFPGGRRFRAPLLFLALNWFALRDRI, translated from the coding sequence ATGAATTACCAATCCCCCATTTCTCCTGGCCGTTCCTGGTATGAGGATACGGCTGGGCCTAGGCCTGAGTACCCGGCGCTCGACGGCGACCGGTCTTGCGACGTTGTCATTATCGGCGGCGGCTTTACCGGGCTGTCGGCGGCAACGCATCTGGCCAAGGCAGGGACCAATGTGGTGCTCATCGAGGCCTACCGTTTCGGTGATGGCGCATCGGGCCGCAATGGCGGGCAGCTTGGCACCGGACAGCGCGCATGGGCCGAGGACATGGAGGCCGAATACGGTCTGTCCCGCGCCAGGGCGCTGTTCGATCTTGCCGAGGAGGCGAAGGCGCATCTCATCGAATTCGCCGCCATCAACCAGATCGACATCGACTACATGCCGGGCCAGCTCTCGGTGGCGCACAAGCCGCGCTATGTCGACGACTACAAGGCGCATGCCGAGATCATGGCCAGCCGGTTCTCCTATCCGCATATCTCCTTCATGGACGCGAAGGAGACGGCGGAGCGGCTGGGCTCGACCGCCTATTTCGGTGGCACGCGCGACACCGGCACCGGCCATATTCATCCCATGAAACTGGTGATCGGCACGGCGCGGGTGGCGGCACAGGCCGGCGCACAGCTGTTTGAAAAGACGCCGTCGACCGGCATCGTCTCCGCTGGCGGCAAGGTCAGGGTTTCCACGCCGAGAGGCACGATATCGGCACAAAAGTGCCTGATCGCGGTCAACGCCTATGGCGGTACACTTGAGCCGGTGAGTGCGGCGCACATCATGCCGATCGGGTCATTCATTGGTGCGACCGTGCCCTTGGGTGTGGATTCGAAAGTGCTGCCGGGCGGCGAGGCCGTCGATGATTCCCGCTTCGTGGTGCGCTATTTCCGCAAGTCGAGGGATGGGCGGCTGCTGTTCGGTGGACGCGAGGTCTACGGCGTCAACGACCCGAAGGACATCCACATCCACATCCGCCGGCAGATCGTGGAGCTCTACCCGGCATTGAAGGATGTCGAGATCACCCATGGCTGGGGCGGCTATGTCGGCATCACCGTGCCGAGAAAGCCGTTCGTGCGCGAAGTGATGCCCAATGTGATCTCGGCCGGCGGCTATTCCGGCCACGGCGTCATGCTGTCGAACTTCTTCGGCGAGCTCTATGCCGAGACCGTTGCCGGCAACCGCGACCGGCTGAAGCTGATCGAGGACCTGAAAATTCCGCCATTTCCCGGTGGCCGCCGTTTCCGCGCACCCTTGCTGTTCCTGGCGCTCAACTGGTTCGCATTGCGGGACAGAATCTAG
- a CDS encoding SH3 domain-containing protein — translation MREPFSFGTPERRRFAMQFGYDMRPSFWQEVRSNSHLVIAAVGTAALLGVAAVALWLALPTGERQAAASQEQSIPTIPVKTMKIVPAGTTVAAATVPQAARKSDQVSPTVAGAKANIQALAANDPRWTGAQPKTASAAPDADQAAAPSQVEPAPDKPAAAAAFAQSATDTDATDELAKVAAPAPAAGSNPDGAQTAAIPETQPQVPDQQPANAQGEDDTAKARPRKVAAAGSGRILRAVTMRNAPKKGAAPIGTVPARTSVQLLGCKQWCEIVYNGKHGWIYKSYIKPGA, via the coding sequence GTGAGAGAGCCCTTCAGTTTCGGTACGCCGGAACGTCGGCGCTTTGCCATGCAGTTTGGATACGACATGCGGCCGTCCTTCTGGCAGGAAGTCCGTTCGAACTCGCATCTGGTGATTGCAGCGGTCGGCACCGCCGCGCTGCTCGGCGTGGCCGCGGTGGCGCTCTGGCTGGCACTGCCGACGGGCGAGCGGCAGGCAGCCGCCAGCCAGGAACAAAGCATTCCGACCATTCCGGTGAAGACAATGAAGATCGTCCCTGCCGGAACCACGGTGGCCGCCGCGACCGTGCCGCAGGCTGCCCGCAAGTCCGACCAGGTTTCACCGACCGTGGCGGGAGCGAAAGCAAACATACAAGCGCTCGCGGCCAACGATCCTCGCTGGACCGGGGCGCAGCCGAAGACCGCTTCCGCGGCCCCTGATGCCGATCAAGCAGCAGCCCCCAGCCAGGTTGAGCCCGCGCCGGACAAACCGGCTGCCGCGGCGGCCTTCGCACAATCGGCGACCGATACCGACGCCACCGACGAGCTTGCCAAGGTTGCCGCCCCGGCACCGGCGGCAGGCAGCAATCCCGATGGTGCGCAGACCGCTGCCATTCCGGAGACGCAGCCGCAAGTACCGGACCAACAACCCGCGAATGCGCAAGGCGAGGATGACACAGCCAAAGCGAGGCCGCGAAAGGTGGCGGCGGCCGGCAGCGGCCGTATCCTCAGGGCTGTGACTATGCGCAATGCTCCGAAGAAGGGAGCTGCCCCTATCGGTACAGTGCCTGCCCGGACTTCAGTGCAACTGCTGGGCTGCAAACAGTGGTGCGAGATCGTCTACAACGGCAAGCACGGCTGGATCTACAAGAGCTACATCAAGCCCGGCGCCTGA
- a CDS encoding Mur ligase family protein, translating into MVVVKLKLALRNIRHGARYRVRLYRAKRARANSGATFIGVTGSSGKSTTTTLLAHLLAGGHAFVYSQVLVNSITALISALCKRVNNSNFDYVVSEVGARGKGSIGPMAELLRPSVAIVTMVRLEHFSNFRTLENVAEEKRVLVDALPSDGLAILNVDDPYVKAMAVGAKCRVVTFGMSDGADYRISDVRAGYPDPLTFKVHWKQNTLALTAPFPADYFWLPLAAATVSALELGVSPEIVASRLETFLPLQNRCEVFVTEGGPEFIIDTAKAPWHSINLAIDMMSKAAARRKRIVLGQISDYAGSSRKYAAAYQSAREAADQVIYVGDNAHRSRAGQADRDNGRFREIRSPKEVSEFIKQTALPGELILLKSSANLHLERVALSWTHDVRCWETACGKEEGCRACGLYEVPFEQHRPRLLQRRRVRRWEFIRHLLGRRPPL; encoded by the coding sequence ATGGTCGTCGTAAAGCTGAAATTGGCACTGCGCAATATTCGCCATGGCGCAAGGTACAGGGTGAGGTTGTATCGTGCGAAGCGGGCTCGCGCTAACAGCGGGGCTACTTTCATCGGTGTAACCGGAAGCTCGGGCAAATCGACCACTACAACTCTGCTGGCGCATTTACTGGCTGGGGGCCATGCATTCGTCTATTCACAGGTGCTCGTGAACTCCATCACAGCGCTTATTTCCGCACTCTGCAAACGCGTCAACAACAGCAACTTCGACTATGTCGTCTCCGAGGTCGGCGCGCGTGGCAAGGGCTCGATAGGCCCGATGGCGGAACTGCTGAGACCGAGTGTTGCTATCGTTACCATGGTCCGCCTGGAGCATTTCAGCAATTTCAGGACGCTTGAGAACGTCGCGGAAGAAAAGCGCGTGCTGGTTGACGCTCTGCCATCCGATGGGCTTGCGATCCTCAATGTCGACGATCCCTATGTGAAAGCCATGGCAGTCGGAGCCAAGTGCCGCGTCGTCACTTTCGGGATGTCAGATGGGGCAGACTATCGCATCAGCGACGTTCGTGCCGGTTATCCTGATCCGCTGACATTCAAGGTACATTGGAAACAAAATACCCTTGCGCTGACCGCTCCGTTTCCGGCTGACTATTTCTGGTTGCCGCTGGCCGCGGCCACTGTCTCGGCACTCGAACTCGGTGTCTCACCGGAAATCGTAGCCTCGCGGCTGGAAACATTCTTGCCTTTGCAAAACAGGTGCGAGGTGTTCGTCACCGAGGGCGGCCCTGAATTCATCATCGATACGGCAAAGGCGCCTTGGCACTCGATCAACCTTGCCATCGATATGATGTCGAAAGCTGCTGCCAGACGAAAGCGGATCGTGCTCGGCCAGATTTCGGACTACGCCGGTTCGAGCAGAAAATACGCTGCCGCCTACCAGTCCGCACGCGAGGCTGCCGACCAGGTGATCTATGTTGGAGACAACGCGCATCGTTCGAGGGCAGGTCAAGCAGATCGCGACAATGGCCGATTTCGAGAAATCAGAAGCCCGAAGGAAGTCTCTGAGTTTATCAAGCAGACGGCTTTGCCGGGAGAACTGATATTGCTTAAAAGTTCGGCCAATCTACATCTGGAAAGGGTCGCGCTGTCCTGGACGCATGATGTCAGATGCTGGGAGACAGCTTGCGGCAAGGAAGAAGGATGCCGAGCGTGCGGGCTCTACGAAGTGCCGTTCGAACAGCATAGGCCGCGCCTCCTTCAGCGACGGCGCGTCCGCAGGTGGGAGTTTATCCGCCATCTCTTGGGTCGCAGGCCGCCGCTTTGA
- a CDS encoding SDR family oxidoreductase produces the protein MRLENKVAIITGAAAGFGEGMAKRFAEEGARVVVADLNAKGAERVANEIGEAAIWTQTDVSLRSEFDEMVYAAKSAFGRIDIMVNNAGFTHRNGDMLKVDEETFDLITAVNMKAIYHAALAVVPIMDRQGGGVILTTASTAGLRPRPGLTWYNASKGWAITATKSMAVELAPKNIRVNCLCPVAGETGMLEKFMGADTPEIREKFRASIPLGRLSTPLDIANAALWLASDEAAFITGVALEVDGGRCI, from the coding sequence ATGCGTCTGGAAAACAAGGTCGCCATCATCACCGGCGCGGCAGCCGGGTTCGGCGAAGGCATGGCCAAGCGCTTTGCCGAAGAGGGCGCACGCGTGGTGGTCGCAGACCTCAATGCCAAAGGTGCGGAGCGCGTCGCCAATGAAATCGGCGAGGCGGCGATCTGGACGCAGACCGATGTTTCGTTGCGCTCTGAATTCGACGAAATGGTCTATGCCGCCAAGAGCGCCTTTGGCCGTATCGACATCATGGTCAACAACGCCGGCTTCACCCATCGCAATGGCGACATGCTCAAGGTCGACGAGGAAACCTTTGATCTGATCACCGCCGTCAACATGAAGGCGATCTATCATGCCGCCCTTGCCGTGGTGCCGATCATGGACCGGCAAGGCGGCGGCGTCATCCTGACCACGGCCTCCACCGCGGGTCTGCGGCCACGACCCGGCCTCACCTGGTACAACGCCTCGAAAGGCTGGGCGATCACGGCCACCAAATCGATGGCCGTGGAACTCGCCCCGAAGAACATCCGCGTCAACTGCCTCTGCCCGGTCGCCGGCGAAACCGGCATGCTCGAAAAATTCATGGGCGCCGACACGCCCGAAATACGCGAGAAATTCCGCGCTTCGATCCCGCTCGGCCGGCTTTCGACGCCGCTCGACATCGCCAACGCGGCACTGTGGCTTGCGTCTGACGAAGCCGCCTTCATCACCGGCGTGGCGTTGGAAGTCGACGGCGGTCGCTGCATCTGA
- the zwf gene encoding glucose-6-phosphate dehydrogenase, producing the protein MTSQIIPVDPFDFIIFGGTGDLSERKLLPSLYYRQRDHQFSEPTRIIGTSRSKMTDEEFQAFAKQAISDHVKPADIDAKELKTFLARLSYVSADATTGAGFDKLKKAIGDSDHIRAFYLAVAPALFGDISHKLKEHKLITPNSRIVLEKPIGRDLASARALNDLVGDDFHESQIFRIDHYLGKETVQNLMALRFANALYEPLWNSAHIDHVQITVAETVGLEDRVTYYDKAGALRDMVQNHMLQLLCLVAMEAPSSMDADAVRDEKLKVLRALKRINGNEAPKHTVRGQYRAGASASGAVKGYVEELAHDSNTETFVAIKAEIGTWRWAGVPFYLRTGKRLATRVSEIVIEFKPIPHSIFGDSAGPIFANQLVIRLQPDEGVKQFIMIKDPGPGGMRLRQISLDMSFAQSFDGRAPDAYERLIMDVIRGNQTLFMRRDEVEAAWKWIDPIQNAWESARQEAQGYTAGTWGPSASIALIERDGRTWHESN; encoded by the coding sequence ATGACCAGCCAGATCATCCCCGTTGACCCTTTCGACTTCATCATTTTCGGCGGCACCGGCGACTTGTCGGAACGCAAGCTTCTGCCGTCGCTCTACTATCGCCAGCGCGACCATCAATTCTCCGAGCCGACGCGCATCATCGGAACGTCGCGTTCGAAGATGACCGACGAGGAATTCCAGGCCTTCGCCAAACAGGCGATCTCCGACCACGTCAAACCGGCTGATATCGACGCAAAGGAACTGAAGACCTTCCTGGCGCGACTTTCCTACGTCTCGGCGGATGCAACGACCGGCGCCGGCTTCGACAAGCTGAAAAAGGCGATCGGCGACAGCGACCACATCCGCGCCTTCTATCTTGCGGTGGCGCCGGCGCTGTTCGGCGATATCTCGCACAAGCTCAAAGAGCATAAACTGATCACGCCGAATTCGCGCATCGTGCTGGAGAAGCCGATCGGCCGCGACCTCGCCTCGGCGCGAGCGCTCAACGATCTGGTCGGCGACGACTTCCACGAAAGCCAGATCTTCCGCATCGACCATTATCTCGGCAAGGAGACGGTGCAGAACCTGATGGCGTTGCGCTTTGCCAACGCCCTCTACGAGCCGCTGTGGAACTCCGCCCATATCGATCACGTGCAGATCACCGTCGCCGAGACCGTGGGCCTGGAAGACCGTGTCACCTATTACGACAAGGCCGGCGCGCTGCGCGACATGGTGCAGAACCATATGCTGCAGCTGTTGTGCCTGGTCGCCATGGAGGCGCCGTCGTCGATGGATGCCGACGCGGTGCGCGACGAGAAGCTGAAGGTGTTGCGGGCGCTGAAGCGCATCAACGGCAACGAAGCGCCGAAGCACACCGTGCGTGGCCAGTACCGCGCCGGCGCCTCGGCCAGCGGAGCCGTGAAGGGCTATGTCGAGGAGCTCGCCCACGACAGCAACACCGAGACCTTCGTCGCCATCAAGGCCGAGATCGGCACCTGGCGCTGGGCGGGCGTTCCGTTCTACCTGCGGACCGGCAAACGGCTGGCGACCCGGGTTTCGGAAATCGTCATCGAGTTCAAGCCGATCCCGCATTCGATTTTCGGCGACAGCGCCGGGCCGATCTTCGCCAACCAGCTGGTCATCCGGCTGCAGCCCGACGAAGGCGTCAAGCAGTTCATCATGATCAAGGATCCGGGTCCGGGCGGCATGCGGCTGCGCCAGATTTCGCTCGACATGAGCTTCGCGCAATCCTTCGACGGTCGCGCCCCCGACGCCTATGAACGGCTGATCATGGATGTCATCCGCGGCAATCAGACGCTGTTCATGCGCCGTGACGAAGTGGAAGCGGCCTGGAAATGGATCGACCCGATCCAGAATGCCTGGGAAAGCGCCAGGCAGGAAGCACAGGGCTATACGGCGGGCACCTGGGGGCCATCGGCCTCGATAGCGCTGATCGAACGTGACGGGCGGACATGGCACGAGAGCAATTGA
- the pgl gene encoding 6-phosphogluconolactonase, with product MAREQLNSASYNWNAFSGRPELATALAAKVADRLTHAIGQRGTALLAVSGGTTPAKFFATLSALPIAWDKVIVTLVDERFVPASSPRSNAGLVAANLLQNAAKAARFVPLYHEAAGIEDAAASDEKALRSLPWPLDVVILGMGPDGHTASFFPDADDLVKLLDPASDKIILPVHAVSAGEPRLTLTLARIIDAGFIALHIEGEDKRTAFDGAVAPGPQKPIRAVLDAALRPVEVFWAP from the coding sequence ATGGCACGAGAGCAATTGAACAGCGCCAGCTACAACTGGAACGCCTTTTCCGGCCGGCCGGAACTGGCGACAGCGCTGGCCGCGAAGGTAGCTGATCGCCTGACCCACGCGATCGGCCAGCGCGGCACGGCGTTGCTGGCCGTCTCCGGCGGCACGACGCCAGCAAAGTTCTTCGCCACCCTCTCGGCGCTGCCGATTGCCTGGGACAAAGTGATCGTGACGCTGGTCGACGAGCGTTTCGTGCCGGCCTCCTCGCCCCGCTCCAATGCTGGGCTGGTTGCCGCCAATCTGTTGCAGAACGCGGCAAAGGCGGCGCGCTTCGTGCCGCTCTATCACGAGGCAGCCGGTATCGAGGACGCCGCGGCATCCGACGAGAAAGCACTCCGCTCCCTGCCTTGGCCACTCGATGTCGTCATCCTCGGCATGGGGCCGGACGGCCACACCGCCTCGTTCTTTCCCGATGCCGATGATCTGGTAAAGCTGCTCGACCCAGCCTCGGACAAGATCATCCTGCCGGTTCACGCGGTCAGCGCGGGTGAACCACGACTAACCCTGACCTTGGCGCGCATCATCGATGCCGGCTTCATCGCGCTGCATATAGAAGGCGAGGACAAACGCACAGCCTTCGACGGCGCGGTCGCGCCCGGACCGCAAAAACCGATCCGTGCCGTACTCGACGCCGCCCTCAGGCCCGTAGAGGTTTTCTGGGCACCTTGA